In Haloimpatiens massiliensis, the following are encoded in one genomic region:
- a CDS encoding phosphate propanoyltransferase, whose product MDNLEAVLKLLLETVKGKSENTVSQVNSSEIPVGISNRHVHLSQRDLECIFGKNYQLTKLKDLSQPGQYACKEVVTVCGPKGAIEKVRILGPVRSKTQVEVLAGDCIKLGAVSHVRLSGDLSRTPGITLVGPKGSVQIEEGLVVAQRHIHMTPEDAKNLGVCDGDIVSIKFDDFRGGIYSNVAIRANDASKLECHLDIEEANAMGINSKSKITIVK is encoded by the coding sequence ATGGATAATTTAGAGGCAGTATTAAAGCTTTTACTAGAAACTGTAAAGGGCAAAAGTGAAAATACTGTATCTCAGGTAAATTCATCTGAGATTCCAGTAGGTATTTCTAATAGACACGTACATCTTTCACAAAGGGATTTAGAATGTATTTTTGGAAAAAACTATCAACTTACTAAACTTAAAGATTTGTCTCAGCCTGGACAATATGCGTGCAAAGAAGTTGTAACAGTATGTGGACCAAAGGGTGCAATTGAAAAAGTTAGAATTCTTGGACCAGTAAGAAGTAAGACTCAAGTTGAAGTATTAGCTGGAGATTGCATTAAACTTGGAGCAGTATCACACGTAAGACTATCTGGAGATTTAAGCAGAACGCCTGGAATTACATTAGTTGGACCAAAAGGTTCTGTTCAAATTGAAGAAGGCTTAGTAGTTGCACAAAGACATATTCATATGACACCTGAAGATGCTAAAAATTTAGGGGTCTGTGATGGAGATATAGTATCAATAAAATTTGATGATTTCAGAGGCGGAATATACAGCAACGTAGCTATCAGGGCTAATGATGCTTCAAAGCTTGAATGCCATCTTGATATCGAAGAAGCTAATGCAATGGGCATTAACTCAAAATCAAAAATAACAATAGTGAAATAG